The following are from one region of the Pseudohongiella spirulinae genome:
- a CDS encoding flagellar hook-length control protein FliK: MLLPADLLLSLSSTQQSGRPEGAGHAVLPVVDVAAVQSWLDAPSGDGDNAQSDPRSLINQLLSGMTEQQSDSFAADFVHNLQALLPPEQPLQPTATLDLSGSVESGNPVQWTVDELLKFSEQILPTSQSQRPMSDEGGSVLPPGEQNLPQVLLSALAALQSQVLQDGAQPEKQSYSVNQALADLVPGIAVTDEPAQLSNWSQPVTLAVTGSERSTTPGGQLMSQPMTHGTIEADNRAVVTGLEPVQIQIKRETQDQALPHSQNKTSGLNELAAAAVSPTAIKPAVVEQNTTPTTVVPNIIAKPSAESKPGESGSDSSVMLVAESKSAMPGELARARPATGDALIVTDSVMPADRRPLAVAIDAALQSAAMDSGRIPDAAVSRQDGAALLSTAVPTAGELAQELYGADQRRQLAAQAREATVASQPLSPANRAVSDNLQMGSFGQTQWGENVSRQLMMMTANGVNSAQIRLDPPELGTLTIKVKLIDQAATVNFVSQHAMVRDALELQIPRLQEQFRQEGLNLVDVSVSDQSAQQGGSQGDDRRGGSGERLTDANDEEILAGETPVRHSSHLIDFYA; this comes from the coding sequence ATGCTGCTACCCGCCGATCTGCTTTTGTCACTGAGTTCCACCCAGCAATCGGGCCGTCCGGAAGGTGCCGGTCACGCCGTGCTGCCGGTGGTTGATGTGGCGGCTGTGCAGTCATGGCTGGATGCTCCATCAGGTGATGGGGATAATGCTCAGTCTGACCCCAGATCTTTGATAAATCAGCTTTTATCTGGTATGACTGAGCAGCAGAGCGATAGCTTTGCGGCTGATTTTGTGCATAATCTGCAGGCTCTGTTGCCGCCTGAGCAGCCCCTGCAACCGACTGCCACTCTGGATTTATCCGGCAGTGTTGAGTCCGGAAATCCTGTGCAGTGGACGGTCGATGAACTGCTGAAATTTTCTGAGCAGATTCTGCCGACGTCTCAGTCTCAGCGTCCGATGAGCGATGAAGGCGGCAGTGTCTTGCCGCCGGGTGAACAAAATTTGCCCCAGGTGTTGCTCAGTGCCCTGGCTGCCTTACAAAGTCAGGTATTGCAGGATGGTGCTCAGCCGGAGAAGCAATCTTATAGTGTCAATCAGGCATTGGCTGACCTTGTACCGGGCATTGCTGTGACGGATGAACCGGCGCAGCTCTCAAATTGGTCCCAGCCTGTGACACTGGCAGTGACTGGTTCTGAACGGTCAACAACGCCTGGCGGGCAGCTTATGTCGCAACCCATGACTCACGGAACAATTGAGGCAGACAATCGGGCTGTTGTGACGGGGCTGGAGCCAGTGCAGATTCAGATAAAGCGAGAGACTCAAGATCAGGCTCTGCCTCATAGTCAAAATAAGACGTCCGGACTGAATGAGCTCGCCGCCGCTGCTGTTTCACCGACAGCCATCAAGCCTGCCGTTGTTGAGCAGAATACGACGCCGACAACGGTCGTCCCGAACATAATTGCGAAGCCATCGGCTGAATCGAAACCCGGTGAATCAGGTTCAGACTCATCAGTTATGCTGGTGGCGGAATCAAAGTCAGCGATGCCCGGGGAGCTTGCGCGAGCGCGCCCCGCAACAGGCGATGCGCTGATAGTAACTGACTCTGTCATGCCGGCTGATCGTCGACCGCTGGCCGTCGCTATTGATGCAGCCCTGCAGAGCGCTGCCATGGATTCCGGTCGAATCCCGGATGCAGCGGTCTCTCGGCAGGATGGTGCAGCCTTGTTGAGCACCGCGGTGCCGACCGCCGGCGAGCTGGCCCAGGAATTATATGGTGCCGACCAGCGACGTCAGTTGGCGGCCCAGGCACGGGAAGCCACAGTTGCCAGTCAGCCACTGTCGCCAGCTAACCGTGCTGTCAGCGATAACCTGCAGATGGGCAGCTTCGGTCAAACGCAATGGGGCGAGAATGTCAGCAGGCAGTTGATGATGATGACCGCCAACGGTGTCAACAGCGCGCAGATTCGCCTGGACCCTCCGGAACTGGGCACTCTGACAATCAAGGTGAAGCTGATCGATCAGGCGGCGACCGTCAACTTTGTCAGCCAGCATGCCATGGTGCGCGATGCGCTGGAGTTACAGATTCCGCGTCTGCAGGAACAGTTCCGTCAGGAAGGTCTGAATCTGGTGGATGTCTCGGTGTCAGACCAGTCGGCGCAACAAGGCGGCAGTCAGGGTGACGACCGTCGTGGCGGGAGCGGGGAGCGGT